The window AAATCACACTGGCTTCTAACCGCCCCGCTTTTTTAAGGGATTCAACTTTTTCAGCTTATTAACTCAGCCCTGAAAAAGCAAATTGTATTGGCATTTAATGCATAACAGTTCTTTTGAATTGTACCGGCCTGTATCTGTTTTATTCTTTCCACTGCGCTTAAATTTTTATGCATTGATCATAGGAATTCAACATGAACCGCATAAATACAGGCTGGCTTAACGGCTTGATCGGCGTGGCTATTTTTGCCGGCTCTATGCCTGCAACGCGTTTGGCTGTACAGGGCTTCAGCCCTGTGTTTTTAACCGGCGCCCGCGCATCCATCGCGGCTGTTTTAGGGCTGATGCTTCTGATGCTGCTCAAGCAGCCGCGTCCGGCGCGCAGCCAGATCAGGCCGCTGATTATTGTGGCTTTGGGTGTAGTCGCAGGCTTTCCGCTGTTCAGCGCGCTGGCGCTGCAAAGCATTACTTCCGCGCGCTCGCTGATATTTGTGGCTTTGCTTCCTTTAGCGACAGCTGTCTTTGCGGTTTTGCGCGCCAAGGAGCTGCCCAGCCCGAAGTTCTGGCTGTTTTCGCTGATGGGCAGCGGTTTTGTGGTGTTTTTCATGCTGAATCAGTCAGATACTCAAGGCATTTCCAGCGGTGACGCCTATATGATTGCCGCCGTAATCGCCTGCGGATTAGGCTATGCCGAAGGCGCGGTGCTTTCCCGCAGTTTAGGCGGCTGGCAAGTGATCTGCTGGGCGCTGATCATTGCCTTGCCATTTATGTTGATATTAAACTGCATCTATTGGCCTGCGCAGCTGGACAGCATTCCATCGGCTGCATATTTAGGCCTGTTCTATGTATCGGTGTTCAGCATGCTGATTGGCTTCTTTTTCTGGTACAAAGGCCTGGCTTTAGGCGGCATTGCCCGAATTGGCCAAATTCAGCTGATTCAGCCATTTTTAGGCCTGATATTTTCCGCTATGCTGCTCAGTGAGCGCATCAGCCTGAGCATGATTCTGGTTTCTCTGGCTGTAGCCTGCTGCGTGGCTATGGCCAAAAAATACGCTTAGTTTAAAATAAAGCTAAAATAGCAGCAGGCCAGAGCTTCAGCCGCCTATGTTCAGCCCAGACTGCGCATGAGCGGCTTAATGGTCTGCCTGCGGCCGAATAGAAGCGCATGCAATGAAGCTTAAAAATCAATAAAAACAGGAGAATAAAAATGAATCTGCACAACTGGCAGCATATCCGCAAAGTCGTTGCCGATGCGCAGCGCGCTGCCATGCATTGCTCAATTGCCACAGTGGATCAGCAGCTGCAGCCGACCATCACCCCAATTGGAACGCTGTTTCTGCATGAACAGGGCTATTCAGGTTTCTTTTTTGATGCCTATTCAGGCGCGCTGGAAGAAAATCTGGCGGCAAACGCCAAAGCCTGCATTCAGGCCGTAAACAGCAGCCGCTTCTTTTGGCTAAAGTCGCTGCTTAAAGGCGAATTTCAGGATATCCCGGCGTGCGCTTATATGCGGAAATTGGCCCATTGCGTCCAGCAGCGGCAGAAGAATCAGCGCGCGTGAATGCGCAGCTTAAAGCGCTGCAATGGACGAAAGGCAGCCGGAAGATCTGGTCTGACGTCACCCATGTCCGCGACTTTAAAGTGCATGGCTATAAATGGGTGCAGTATCCTGAAATGATGCCGAAGCAGCCGGACTTTTAAATCTTACTTAAAGTAAGCCTATTTCCACAAATAACTGGCGGTAGGCTTCAGCTTTCTTCTCCAAAGCCAGCGGATAAGCCCGCGATGAAGACGGCATGCGGTATAAGCTTAAATCACGGCCGGCAAAATGCGTCCGGCTGGATGCGCCAATCACCGGTTTTTCCGCGCTTTCAGGCATCGACAGCATGAGGGTATCGGTGGCCTTGTCGCCCGTGGTCATAATGCTGCGGCAATCCGGCATTTGTTCCAGAAGCATTTTCAAATCCGTCGGCGTATGAATCTGCAGGAATTTATCCGCCGCATTGCCCTTCAGGCGGATGACCTGATAGGCCGTATCAAAAATTCCGATGCCTTTTGCATTGAGGAAATCGCGGATCTGCTGCTCTTTAAAGCGTTTATTTTCAATATCCAAAAAATGGTTTTTATCCTGAAAAAAGCACAGGCCGAAGATTTTCCACATATCATTCTGAAAATTCGGATAGTAAAAATCCATTTTCCAGCGCGTTTTCGGCGGTGGAAAGCTTCCGAGCATTAAAAGCTTGCCATTGGCAGGCAAAAACGGCGCCAAAGGATGAGTTTCGATTGCAGCCTCAGTGGAGG is drawn from Acinetobacter sp. WCHAc010034 and contains these coding sequences:
- a CDS encoding DMT family transporter, which translates into the protein MNRINTGWLNGLIGVAIFAGSMPATRLAVQGFSPVFLTGARASIAAVLGLMLLMLLKQPRPARSQIRPLIIVALGVVAGFPLFSALALQSITSARSLIFVALLPLATAVFAVLRAKELPSPKFWLFSLMGSGFVVFFMLNQSDTQGISSGDAYMIAAVIACGLGYAEGAVLSRSLGGWQVICWALIIALPFMLILNCIYWPAQLDSIPSAAYLGLFYVSVFSMLIGFFFWYKGLALGGIARIGQIQLIQPFLGLIFSAMLLSERISLSMILVSLAVACCVAMAKKYA
- a CDS encoding DNA glycosylase: MTDTEHSSTEAAIETHPLAPFLPANGKLLMLGSFPPPKTRWKMDFYYPNFQNDMWKIFGLCFFQDKNHFLDIENKRFKEQQIRDFLNAKGIGIFDTAYQVIRLKGNAADKFLQIHTPTDLKMLLEQMPDCRSIMTTGDKATDTLMLSMPESAEKPVIGASSRTHFAGRDLSLYRMPSSSRAYPLALEKKAEAYRQLFVEIGLL